Proteins from one Methanobrevibacter thaueri genomic window:
- the cyaB gene encoding class IV adenylate cyclase, with translation MIEVEVKAKINSFEEIENKLETLGAEKSKTEFQEDIYFASPIVDFAQTDEALRIRTTDNDIFITYKGPKLNDKAKTRKEVEMSIESAAKAKDIFEEIGFREVRTVRKNRQYYTYENFEISLDDVEGLPPYMEIEIEMKDDADYTEAQGKIFELFEKLGITDGFERTSYMELLENLNSI, from the coding sequence ATGATAGAAGTAGAAGTCAAAGCGAAAATAAACAGTTTCGAAGAAATCGAAAACAAACTTGAAACACTGGGCGCCGAAAAGAGCAAAACGGAATTCCAAGAGGACATTTACTTTGCAAGCCCAATAGTCGATTTTGCCCAAACCGATGAGGCATTGAGAATAAGGACCACTGACAATGACATTTTCATAACATACAAGGGTCCGAAACTCAACGACAAGGCCAAAACAAGAAAAGAGGTCGAGATGAGTATCGAAAGTGCTGCAAAGGCAAAGGATATATTTGAGGAAATCGGCTTCAGGGAAGTGAGGACCGTGAGAAAGAACCGCCAGTACTACACCTATGAAAACTTTGAAATATCACTGGACGACGTTGAAGGTCTTCCACCATATATGGAAATAGAAATAGAAATGAAAGACGATGCAGATTACACCGAAGCCCAAGGCAAAATATTTGAGCTGTTTGAGAAATTGGGCATCACAGACGGCTTTGAGAGGACATCATATATGGAACTTTTGGAAAATTTAAATAGTATATAA
- the fen gene encoding flap endonuclease-1 has protein sequence MGVKLKDIVEPESISFKDLEGRVVSIDAFNTLYQFLSTIRQRDGRPLTDEHGNVTSHLSGILYRNSSMIEKDIKPIYIFDGKAPELKSETQAKRREVRDEAEQIYKEALKAGDTEKARKFAMRSSKLSPEIIESSKKLLTLMGIPYVEAKGEGEAQAAYLVANGDAYAVASQDYDCLMFGAKRVVRNLAVSSNLGDLEFYQLDKVLRQLNVTREELVDMGILIGTDFCEGLKGVGAKTALKLAHNGQLKEKIAELQKESTHDLDEVRDIFLKHNVNTDYKIKWEKPDKDKLIEFMCYEHGFSVERVSRASDRLKNLNSSQGSLDAWF, from the coding sequence ATGGGCGTAAAATTAAAGGATATAGTTGAACCGGAATCAATAAGCTTCAAGGACTTGGAGGGAAGGGTAGTGTCAATAGACGCATTCAACACTCTTTACCAGTTCCTGTCAACCATAAGGCAAAGGGACGGAAGGCCACTGACAGACGAGCACGGCAACGTTACCTCACACTTAAGTGGAATACTCTACCGTAACTCCTCAATGATTGAAAAGGACATTAAACCTATCTATATCTTTGATGGAAAAGCCCCTGAACTCAAAAGCGAAACCCAGGCCAAAAGGCGAGAGGTTAGGGATGAGGCTGAACAAATCTATAAGGAAGCCCTGAAAGCCGGAGACACCGAAAAGGCCCGCAAGTTTGCAATGAGATCATCAAAACTGTCACCGGAAATAATCGAATCATCCAAAAAGCTATTGACCCTTATGGGAATTCCATATGTCGAGGCCAAAGGCGAAGGTGAAGCGCAAGCCGCATACCTGGTGGCAAATGGAGACGCATATGCAGTGGCATCACAGGATTACGATTGTCTGATGTTTGGCGCCAAAAGGGTTGTGAGAAACCTTGCGGTAAGCTCAAACCTTGGAGACCTTGAATTCTACCAGCTGGACAAGGTGCTAAGGCAATTGAACGTGACCCGTGAGGAGCTTGTTGACATGGGAATCCTGATAGGAACCGACTTCTGTGAAGGCCTTAAGGGAGTGGGTGCAAAAACCGCACTTAAATTGGCCCACAACGGACAACTGAAAGAAAAAATAGCTGAACTTCAAAAGGAATCCACACATGACCTTGATGAAGTGAGAGACATATTCCTGAAGCATAACGTCAACACCGACTACAAAATCAAATGGGAAAAGCCTGACAAGGACAAGCTAATTGAATTCATGTGCTATGAGCATGGTTTTTCAGTTGAACGTGTCAGCAGAGCCAGTGACAGGCTTAAGAACTTGAATTCATCACAGGGAAGCCTTGATGCATGGTTCTAA
- the serB gene encoding phosphoserine phosphatase SerB — translation MIELVVFDLDNVIIDGEAIDEIGKLANVEDDIAAITEKAMQGEIDFETSIKDRVQLLEGTSIEDIEKLADELPLMPGACKTIKCLKEKDVDVAIISGSFDVVADKVKDKLGVDTVYTNSFTVEDGKLTGEVTGPLVSGNKLDVLKDHVEKAGIALENVVAVGDGANDISMIESAGCGIAFNAKDSVKEIADVVVEEKDLCKVLCEILNQLTTETVEDEIEEATEEEASEEEVVAEAAEEEATEEAVEEEATEEVAEEEAEEEAAEEEVADETVEEEASEEEATEEVAEEEATEEAAEEEAPKEEFVLADTMEGVRKQKDEKEAEIAKVAEEREEFNKTAREQRKIRDELNASLKENLNKAIEFRNERNEINKQVEEAKKARNEANAKIKSLEWNSGKRNKIKIENEIKKIDKIIETRVLDIKKENQLVKNANDLRKQLMEIHEDEAAKGEAEELKKVSEEEHEKVIELSEKAQAAHEEMLKYFRKTDDIRTAADEAHKKFIEARRNASEKHEEFKAILSDIHVINKKLGSNKPKRRKSDNKGSSGSNKNREERQRAQEIFEKFKQGGKVSTEEILLLQKYNIG, via the coding sequence TTGATTGAACTTGTAGTATTTGACTTAGATAACGTTATTATTGATGGTGAAGCAATAGATGAGATAGGAAAATTAGCAAATGTTGAAGATGACATAGCTGCAATAACTGAAAAGGCTATGCAAGGTGAAATAGACTTTGAAACTTCTATTAAAGATAGAGTTCAACTTCTTGAAGGAACTTCTATTGAAGATATCGAGAAATTAGCTGATGAACTTCCATTAATGCCTGGTGCTTGCAAAACCATCAAATGTCTAAAAGAAAAAGATGTAGATGTAGCTATCATTAGTGGTAGTTTTGATGTAGTGGCTGATAAAGTTAAAGATAAACTCGGTGTTGACACAGTTTATACTAATAGTTTCACAGTCGAAGATGGTAAATTAACTGGTGAAGTGACTGGTCCTCTCGTTTCCGGAAACAAATTGGACGTATTGAAAGACCATGTCGAAAAAGCAGGAATTGCATTAGAAAATGTAGTTGCTGTTGGAGATGGCGCTAACGACATTTCCATGATTGAATCAGCTGGATGCGGAATTGCATTCAATGCAAAAGATTCCGTAAAAGAAATAGCTGATGTAGTAGTAGAAGAAAAAGACTTGTGCAAAGTCTTATGTGAAATCCTTAATCAATTAACCACTGAAACTGTAGAAGACGAAATCGAAGAAGCTACTGAAGAAGAAGCTAGCGAAGAAGAAGTTGTTGCAGAAGCAGCTGAAGAAGAAGCAACCGAGGAAGCTGTCGAAGAAGAGGCTACCGAAGAAGTTGCTGAAGAAGAAGCAGAAGAAGAAGCAGCTGAAGAAGAAGTTGCTGATGAAACTGTCGAAGAAGAAGCTAGTGAAGAGGAAGCTACCGAAGAAGTTGCTGAAGAGGAAGCAACCGAGGAAGCTGCAGAAGAAGAAGCTCCTAAAGAAGAATTTGTTCTCGCTGACACCATGGAAGGCGTTAGAAAACAAAAAGATGAAAAAGAAGCTGAAATTGCAAAAGTAGCTGAAGAAAGGGAAGAATTCAACAAAACAGCTAGAGAACAACGTAAAATAAGAGATGAATTAAACGCATCCTTAAAAGAAAACTTAAACAAAGCTATTGAATTCAGAAATGAGCGTAATGAAATCAACAAACAAGTTGAAGAAGCTAAAAAAGCTCGTAATGAAGCTAATGCAAAAATCAAAAGTCTCGAATGGAATTCTGGTAAACGTAACAAAATCAAAATTGAAAACGAGATTAAAAAGATCGATAAGATTATCGAAACCCGTGTATTAGACATCAAGAAAGAAAACCAACTTGTTAAAAACGCTAATGACTTAAGAAAACAATTAATGGAAATCCATGAGGATGAAGCAGCTAAAGGCGAAGCTGAAGAACTCAAGAAAGTTTCCGAAGAAGAACACGAAAAAGTCATTGAACTTTCCGAAAAAGCTCAAGCAGCTCACGAAGAAATGCTTAAATACTTCAGAAAAACCGATGACATTAGAACCGCAGCTGATGAAGCACACAAAAAATTCATCGAAGCACGTAGAAATGCATCCGAAAAACACGAAGAATTCAAAGCAATCTTAAGTGACATCCATGTTATCAACAAGAAGTTAGGTTCCAACAAACCTAAACGCAGAAAATCCGATAACAAAGGATCTTCCGGTTCCAACAAAAACCGTGAAGAAAGACAAAGAGCTCAAGAAATCTTTGAAAAATTCAAACAAGGTGGAAAAGTCTCTACCGAAGAGATTTTACTCTTGCAAAAATACAATATAGGTTAA
- the hacA gene encoding homoaconitase large subunit — MNITEKILSKKAGHEVTPGEIIEIPVDLAMSHDGTSPPAIKTFERIAEKVWDPEKIAIIFDHNVPANTIGSAEFQKVCRDFISKQNITKNYIHGEGICHQVVPEMGLVEPGKVIVGADSHTCTYGAFGAFSTGMGATDLAMVWATGKTWFMVPSAIKMEVTGEINQYIAPKDIILNIIGEIGIAGATYKTAEFCGETIENMGVEGRATMCNMAIEMGAKNGIMEPNREVIDYICQRTGKRESELNIVKSDDDAVYEKEMHFDINDLEPQIACPNDVDNVKGISKIEGTSIDQCLIGSCTNGRLSDLKDAAEILEGNSIDDSIRLLILPASREIYQQAIHLGYIDTFINAGAIICNPGCGPCLGGHMGVLSEGESCISTTNRNFKGRMGDPASSVYLSNSKVVAASALTGVITNPKDI; from the coding sequence ATGAATATCACTGAAAAAATTCTCTCAAAAAAGGCGGGACATGAAGTTACACCAGGAGAAATAATCGAAATCCCGGTGGACCTTGCAATGTCTCATGACGGAACAAGCCCCCCTGCAATCAAGACATTCGAAAGGATTGCGGAGAAGGTATGGGACCCTGAAAAGATAGCCATCATATTCGACCACAACGTTCCGGCAAACACAATAGGCTCAGCGGAGTTCCAGAAGGTTTGCCGTGACTTCATAAGCAAGCAAAATATCACTAAAAACTACATTCACGGCGAAGGAATCTGCCACCAGGTCGTTCCCGAAATGGGACTTGTCGAACCGGGCAAGGTGATTGTGGGTGCCGATTCACACACATGTACCTACGGCGCATTCGGAGCATTCTCCACAGGTATGGGAGCAACCGACCTTGCAATGGTCTGGGCAACCGGAAAGACATGGTTCATGGTTCCGTCCGCAATCAAGATGGAAGTGACCGGTGAGATTAACCAGTATATCGCACCTAAAGACATCATCCTAAACATAATCGGTGAAATCGGAATAGCCGGGGCAACCTACAAGACAGCGGAGTTCTGCGGAGAGACCATCGAGAACATGGGAGTCGAAGGAAGGGCCACCATGTGTAACATGGCAATCGAAATGGGTGCCAAAAACGGCATAATGGAACCTAACAGGGAAGTCATCGACTACATCTGCCAGAGAACAGGCAAGAGGGAATCCGAACTGAACATCGTGAAATCGGATGACGATGCCGTTTACGAAAAGGAAATGCACTTTGACATCAATGACTTGGAACCGCAGATTGCATGTCCAAACGATGTCGACAACGTCAAGGGAATCTCAAAAATCGAGGGAACATCAATCGACCAGTGCCTGATTGGTTCATGCACAAACGGAAGACTGTCAGACCTCAAGGATGCGGCTGAAATCCTCGAAGGAAACAGCATCGACGACAGCATCAGACTGTTAATATTACCTGCTTCAAGGGAAATCTATCAGCAGGCAATCCATTTGGGATACATCGACACCTTCATCAACGCAGGAGCAATCATCTGCAATCCCGGCTGTGGACCATGCCTTGGAGGACACATGGGAGTGCTTTCAGAAGGCGAATCATGCATATCCACAACCAACAGGAACTTCAAGGGAAGAATGGGAGATCCTGCCTCATCAGTATACTTATCCAACTCCAAAGTTGTTGCAGCATCTGCACTCACCGGAGTCATAACAAATCCAAAAGACATATAG
- a CDS encoding homocitrate synthase family protein, which translates to MQYFISHYNKECELTFPEDITIYDTTLRDGEQTPGVCFSFDEKLEIARKLDQFKIHQIEAGFPIVSEKEKESVKAIANEGLDATILGLTRTKTEDIDAALDCDVDGVITFVGTSDIHLDHKMHITRQDAINLCETAVDYAKDHGLFVAFSAEDATRTDIEFLKRIYGKAEECGADRVHIADTTGAITPQGIDYLVKELVKDLKLDLAVHLHNDFGLAVINSIVGVLAGAKAVSTTVNGIGERAGNASLEELIMAIKILYGKDYGFKTKYIKELSDLVSKASGLPIPYNKPVVGNNVFRHESGIHVDAVIEEPLCYEPYLPELVGQKRQLVLGKHSGCRAVRAKLNECELDVTDDELIEIVRQVKKQREEGKYINDKVFKEIVKNTKK; encoded by the coding sequence TTGCAATATTTTATAAGTCATTATAACAAGGAATGTGAATTGACATTTCCTGAAGACATTACCATTTATGATACAACATTAAGAGACGGTGAACAGACCCCTGGAGTCTGTTTCAGCTTTGATGAGAAATTGGAAATCGCAAGAAAACTGGATCAGTTCAAGATACACCAGATTGAAGCGGGTTTTCCTATAGTCTCTGAAAAGGAAAAGGAATCAGTTAAGGCAATCGCAAATGAGGGTCTTGACGCAACAATCCTCGGTCTGACCAGGACAAAGACAGAAGACATCGATGCTGCCCTTGACTGTGACGTGGACGGGGTAATCACCTTTGTGGGAACATCCGACATCCACCTTGACCACAAGATGCACATCACAAGGCAGGACGCAATCAACCTGTGCGAAACCGCAGTCGACTATGCGAAAGACCACGGACTGTTCGTTGCATTCTCAGCAGAGGACGCCACAAGAACCGATATTGAATTCCTGAAACGCATATACGGCAAAGCTGAAGAGTGCGGAGCCGACAGGGTGCACATTGCAGACACCACAGGTGCAATCACCCCTCAAGGTATTGACTATCTTGTCAAAGAGCTTGTAAAGGACTTGAAGCTTGACCTTGCGGTTCACCTTCACAATGACTTCGGTCTTGCGGTAATCAACTCAATCGTCGGAGTCCTTGCAGGTGCAAAAGCCGTTTCAACAACAGTCAACGGAATCGGCGAAAGGGCCGGTAACGCATCACTCGAAGAGTTAATCATGGCAATAAAAATCCTCTATGGAAAGGACTACGGATTCAAGACAAAATACATCAAGGAACTTTCCGACCTCGTCTCAAAGGCAAGCGGACTTCCAATCCCTTACAACAAGCCTGTTGTCGGAAACAACGTGTTCAGACACGAATCAGGAATCCACGTCGATGCGGTCATCGAGGAACCGTTATGCTACGAGCCATACCTTCCCGAACTTGTCGGACAAAAACGCCAGCTGGTGCTCGGTAAGCATTCAGGCTGCAGGGCAGTAAGGGCAAAGCTCAACGAATGCGAACTTGACGTTACCGATGACGAGCTTATCGAAATCGTAAGGCAAGTCAAAAAGCAAAGGGAAGAAGGAAAATACATCAACGACAAGGTTTTCAAGGAAATAGTCAAGAACACCAAGAAATAG
- a CDS encoding aldo/keto reductase, protein MIYNTLGKTGLKVSRLGFGTMRLPTKSDNSDIDKVEATKMLEYAIENGVNIIDTAYPYHAKGLEGSGESERFLGEFFSENSYRDDIILQTKSPVWAVEQKSDFDDFLDEQLEKLQTDYIDVYLLHSLTVPDWEKVKELDVFDFLDDALSSGKIRHVGFSSHIEVDYIVEIIDEYPKWEVALTQLNYLDEYYQSGVMGTNYLKEVNMGSMIMEPLRGGRLVNNIPKEIQELWDMAETKRTPVEWALQYLWNRDDVDCVFSGMTSLEQVKDNIRIASTEDLISDNDQELIREVARTYRTFLGNRCTRCGYCMPCPHGVDIINCLTEYNIAHMMGDPKASAMQYFSLIDDDSRADSCVDCRECIPFCTQMIDIPAELQKVYEYFGSEFDHF, encoded by the coding sequence ATGATATATAATACACTTGGAAAAACCGGTCTGAAAGTCTCAAGACTCGGTTTTGGAACAATGAGGCTTCCAACCAAAAGTGACAATTCAGACATCGACAAGGTTGAAGCCACAAAAATGCTTGAATATGCCATTGAGAACGGCGTGAACATCATCGACACAGCCTACCCATATCACGCAAAGGGCCTGGAAGGAAGCGGAGAGAGTGAAAGGTTCCTCGGCGAATTCTTCAGTGAAAATTCATATAGGGACGACATCATTCTTCAGACCAAATCACCCGTTTGGGCAGTGGAGCAAAAGTCTGACTTTGACGACTTTTTGGATGAGCAGCTTGAAAAGCTCCAGACAGACTACATTGACGTTTACCTTCTTCATTCACTGACCGTTCCTGATTGGGAAAAGGTCAAGGAACTGGATGTCTTTGACTTTTTGGATGACGCCCTTTCAAGCGGCAAGATAAGACATGTGGGCTTTTCATCACACATTGAAGTCGACTACATTGTCGAGATCATTGACGAGTATCCGAAATGGGAGGTTGCCCTTACCCAACTGAACTATCTGGACGAGTATTACCAGTCAGGAGTCATGGGAACAAACTACCTCAAGGAGGTCAATATGGGCAGCATGATTATGGAACCACTGCGCGGAGGCAGACTGGTCAACAACATTCCAAAGGAGATCCAGGAGCTATGGGACATGGCCGAAACTAAAAGGACTCCTGTCGAATGGGCCCTTCAATACCTATGGAACCGTGACGATGTCGATTGTGTGTTCAGCGGCATGACCAGCCTGGAGCAGGTCAAGGACAACATCAGGATAGCTTCAACAGAGGACCTCATATCCGACAATGACCAGGAACTGATTCGTGAAGTTGCAAGAACATATAGGACATTTTTGGGAAATAGGTGCACCCGCTGTGGCTATTGCATGCCTTGTCCTCACGGCGTTGACATCATCAACTGTCTCACCGAGTACAACATTGCACACATGATGGGAGACCCTAAGGCCAGCGCAATGCAGTATTTCAGCCTGATTGATGACGACTCAAGGGCGGACAGCTGCGTTGATTGCAGGGAATGCATTCCATTCTGCACCCAGATGATCGATATTCCGGCGGAACTTCAGAAGGTGTATGAGTATTTCGGAAGTGAGTTTGACCATTTCTAG
- a CDS encoding TATA-box-binding protein, with protein MTDVEIKIENIVASASIGKDIDLSVVKTALEPDVTFNREQFPGLVFKLKDPKTAALIFSSGKLVCTGAKSIDNSKTAIKKTVDLMRSVDTDIPEEFEIKIQNIVASANLESTLNLEAVALELEDTEYEPEQFPGLVYRLSDPKVVLLLFGSGKVVCTGAKTKSDAKLGVERAYDRLSELDLI; from the coding sequence TTGACCGATGTTGAAATTAAAATTGAAAACATTGTAGCTTCTGCTAGTATTGGTAAAGATATTGACCTTTCCGTAGTAAAAACAGCTTTAGAACCTGATGTTACTTTTAATCGTGAACAGTTTCCGGGATTAGTTTTTAAACTCAAAGATCCTAAGACTGCAGCATTGATTTTCAGCTCAGGAAAGCTTGTTTGTACCGGCGCAAAGTCTATTGACAATTCTAAAACAGCAATTAAGAAGACTGTTGATTTGATGAGGTCAGTGGATACCGATATTCCTGAAGAGTTTGAAATTAAAATTCAAAACATTGTGGCTTCTGCAAACTTGGAATCCACATTAAATTTAGAAGCAGTAGCTTTGGAACTTGAAGATACTGAATACGAACCGGAACAATTCCCTGGTTTGGTATACAGATTATCTGACCCTAAAGTGGTATTATTATTATTTGGTTCCGGTAAAGTTGTTTGTACCGGTGCGAAAACCAAAAGTGACGCTAAGTTAGGCGTCGAAAGAGCTTACGATAGATTAAGTGAGCTAGATTTAATATAA
- a CDS encoding adenosylhomocysteinase: MSKVKDMSLAPEGVRKIEWVQKHMPVLEHIKAEYLETQPFKGITIGSCLHLEPKTINLGLTLMAGGAEVAMTGCNPLSTHDDAVAGAADLGLNVYGWREQDDEEYYQTINMVLDHKPDIIIDDGADMIMVLHNERKELLSHIKGACEETTTGVHRLQAMHADGALKFPVIAVNDAYTKYLFDNRYGTGQSSFDAIMGTTNMVIAGKTVVVCGYGWCGRGLALRAAGLGADVIVTEVDPIRALEARMDGYRVMTIREAVKQADLIITVTGNADIICGDDFKYMKDGCMLANSGHFNVEINRPDLEAISTEVKEVRESIEEFTTKDGRKIYLLADGRLVNLSAARGQGHPAEIMDMSFAVQALSAKHILENDLPVGVTKAPDEIDYNVASMKLNAMGIEIDSLTQKQKDYLANWQEGT, encoded by the coding sequence ATGAGCAAAGTAAAAGACATGTCACTAGCACCTGAAGGTGTAAGAAAAATCGAATGGGTTCAAAAACACATGCCTGTTTTAGAACACATCAAAGCAGAATACTTAGAGACCCAACCATTCAAAGGAATAACAATCGGGTCATGTTTGCACTTGGAACCTAAAACCATCAATTTAGGTTTGACATTGATGGCCGGTGGGGCAGAAGTTGCAATGACCGGATGCAACCCGCTATCCACACACGACGATGCAGTTGCAGGGGCAGCCGATTTAGGTTTGAACGTTTACGGTTGGAGAGAACAGGACGACGAAGAATACTATCAGACCATCAACATGGTACTTGACCACAAGCCTGACATTATCATTGACGACGGAGCAGACATGATCATGGTGCTTCACAATGAAAGAAAGGAATTGTTAAGCCACATTAAAGGTGCATGTGAAGAGACCACAACCGGTGTTCACAGGTTACAAGCAATGCATGCTGACGGCGCATTGAAATTCCCTGTTATCGCAGTAAATGACGCTTACACAAAATACCTATTTGACAACCGTTACGGAACCGGGCAATCAAGTTTCGACGCAATCATGGGAACAACCAACATGGTTATTGCAGGAAAAACTGTTGTAGTATGCGGATACGGATGGTGTGGAAGAGGACTTGCTTTAAGAGCAGCAGGTCTTGGTGCTGATGTAATCGTAACAGAAGTCGACCCAATCAGAGCATTGGAAGCAAGAATGGACGGATACAGAGTAATGACCATTCGCGAAGCTGTCAAACAGGCTGACTTAATCATTACCGTTACAGGAAATGCAGACATCATCTGCGGCGATGACTTCAAGTACATGAAAGACGGATGTATGCTTGCAAACTCCGGACACTTCAACGTTGAAATCAACAGGCCAGACCTTGAAGCTATTTCAACCGAAGTGAAAGAGGTACGTGAAAGTATCGAGGAGTTCACCACCAAGGACGGACGTAAGATTTATCTTTTAGCCGATGGCCGTTTGGTAAACCTATCCGCAGCACGTGGACAAGGACACCCTGCCGAAATCATGGACATGAGTTTTGCAGTACAGGCATTGTCCGCAAAACACATCTTGGAAAACGATTTACCTGTTGGCGTGACCAAAGCGCCTGATGAAATCGACTACAATGTGGCAAGCATGAAATTGAATGCAATGGGCATTGAAATCGATTCATTAACCCAAAAACAGAAAGACTATTTGGCAAATTGGCAAGAAGGAACATAG
- a CDS encoding DUF2119 domain-containing protein: protein MSYFRYIDNGKGPTKLFIGGVHGNEGLTSLKFIKRIKDSDLSLGQFYFYNFDKTPYISTIKKEYYESELGLKILDLINYFQPDFYTELHCYNLKNYEKLTSMERYRKTGIPPLIKLGNHVLVSSVSPLIRMTYFSTETVCKTLEFPCFEKLTPEIVEKYDFNKDLAVKTYEDLLKLILKSPSRDYFERQMLIDYADQVALAVEYARKVFGEDFPPY, encoded by the coding sequence ATGTCATATTTCAGATACATTGACAATGGCAAGGGACCCACTAAACTGTTTATTGGAGGGGTCCACGGCAATGAGGGATTGACATCCTTAAAGTTCATTAAAAGAATTAAAGACAGCGATTTGTCCCTAGGACAGTTCTACTTTTATAACTTCGACAAGACACCTTATATCTCAACCATAAAAAAGGAATACTATGAAAGCGAATTGGGATTGAAGATTCTTGATCTGATCAACTATTTCCAGCCTGATTTCTACACGGAGCTTCACTGCTATAACCTTAAGAACTATGAGAAGCTGACATCAATGGAACGTTACAGAAAGACTGGAATTCCTCCATTGATAAAGCTCGGAAATCATGTTTTAGTGTCCTCAGTATCTCCTTTGATACGCATGACCTATTTTTCAACCGAGACTGTATGCAAGACACTTGAATTTCCATGTTTTGAGAAATTGACTCCTGAAATCGTTGAGAAATATGATTTCAATAAGGATTTGGCAGTAAAGACCTATGAAGATTTGCTTAAGCTAATTTTAAAGTCTCCATCACGTGATTATTTTGAAAGGCAGATGCTGATTGATTATGCCGATCAGGTTGCTTTGGCGGTTGAGTATGCAAGAAAAGTTTTCGGTGAAGATTTCCCTCCTTATTAA
- a CDS encoding chorismate--pyruvate lyase family protein gives MAQDKNEANKRLIEKMNDLEDDYGQKFSNTQKILLTTDGSITAILDVLYGKIELDTLDQHLEDADAEHAKLVNVNEGDEINFREVLMHKGEQPLIYAISHVPLGRCSKEVCNDLLRADIPIGRILKNYHIESRREVNNIFIEKPNDKLKELFGTDEDFLARDYVIINNDEILMWIKEMFPVSYFAEI, from the coding sequence ATGGCACAAGACAAAAACGAAGCAAACAAACGGCTTATTGAGAAAATGAACGACCTTGAAGATGATTACGGTCAGAAATTTTCCAATACACAGAAAATACTGTTAACCACAGACGGATCAATAACAGCGATTTTAGATGTCCTATACGGGAAAATCGAACTGGACACACTTGACCAGCATCTCGAGGATGCTGATGCGGAACATGCAAAGCTGGTAAACGTCAATGAGGGTGATGAGATCAACTTCAGGGAAGTCCTGATGCATAAGGGTGAGCAGCCATTGATATATGCAATCTCACACGTTCCATTGGGACGCTGCTCAAAGGAAGTCTGCAATGACCTGCTCCGGGCGGACATCCCAATCGGAAGGATTTTAAAGAATTACCACATCGAATCAAGAAGGGAAGTCAACAACATCTTCATCGAAAAGCCAAACGACAAGCTGAAAGAGCTCTTCGGCACGGATGAGGATTTCCTGGCACGTGACTATGTCATCATAAACAACGATGAGATACTTATGTGGATTAAGGAAATGTTCCCTGTAAGCTATTTTGCAGAGATATAG